Genomic DNA from Candidatus Binatia bacterium:
CAAGGTGGAAGATGGAATAAGGGCTTACGAGAGAGGGCTTAGCGTAATCAAAGAAACCGGGTTGAAAACCCAGGTCGAGGTCAATCTCTATTGGGGTTTGGGCGACCTCTATCTTAGAAAGAAAGAGTTCCCGCGCGCTCTGGAAAATCTCCAGAAAACGCTGGAGCTGTCTGAGCAGCTTCGCCTTGCCACTTTCATCTACCTCGCCAGCAGTCAGTTGGGAGATCTATATCTTCAGACGCAAAAGCCTGCGGAGGCGATCCCCTACTATAAGAAGGCGATCGACAATATAGAGTCGACTCGCGCTCTCCTGGAGTCGGAGGAATTTCGCAGCTCCTACTTTGAAGACAAGCGGGCCACATACGGCAGCATGATCGTGGCTCATTTGCGGACAAAAAATCCCACGGCCGCGTTCAATTACAGCGAGCGGGCCCGTTCGCGCGCCTTTTTGGACATACTGGGGAGTAAAGTGCAGCTTGCGCGCGGGGGGACGCTCTTGGAACACGAGCGGGCGCTTCAGGCACGAATTAGTGTTTTACAGGCGATGATGGGGGCTCAAGGATCGGAGGGGACCGAGGGGCCTAGGCTCAGACAAGAGCTGGAGGGAGCGCAGAAAGCCTATGCTGATTTTCTGACCGAGGTGCGGAAAGAAAATAAAGAACAGGCCTCGCTGATCAACGTCGAGCCGCTGACCTTGAAGCAGGTCCAGGAGCTGCTCGACCCCGGGGTGACGATGCTCGAGTACTTTGTCGTGCGCGGGGCCGTGCTTCTCTGGGTCATGGACAAGGACCGGGTACGTTTCGTGAACATACCGATTAACCGCGGCGATCTTGTCGCCAAGGTCGCCGCGCTCAGGGACACGGTCTATCAAATTGGCGAGAAGGAGAAATTCAACGGCCTTTCCCAGGAGCTCTATCGCCTGCTGGTCGAGCCGGCCTTGCCCCACGTGCGCGGCAAAGAGCTGCTCATCATTCCGCACGATGTGCTGCACTATCTTCCCTACCAGGCCTTGGTCTCCGCCCAAGGAAAGTATCTGATTCAGGATTATCCTATCTACTATTTATCCAGCGCCAGTCTCATGCAGTTTACCAGGGAGAAGAGGCGGGCGAGCCGAGATTCAGACAAGGCCCTGGTGATGGCCAATCCGAACCTCGGGGATGAGGCTTATAATCTTCGCTTTGCCGAGAGGGAGGCCAAGGAAGTGGCGAGCGTGTACGCGAAGAGCGAAGTGTATCTGAAGGCGGAGGCGAGCAAGCCGCGGGCGCTCTCGCTCAGCCCGAAGAGCGACGTGCTGCATTTCGCGGTGCACGCGGAGCTTGACGAGACCGATCCGATGGGCTCGGCTTTGCTGTTGGCGGTCGAGGGAAAGGACGACGGCCGCCTCAGGGTAGGAGAAATATTTGCGTTGGATTTGAAGGCCGGGATGGTGGTGCTCTCCGCCTGCGAGACCGGATTGGGGAGGCTCAGCAACGGCGATGAGCTGATCGGCCTCACGCGCGCCTTCATCTACGCGGGGACGCCGTCGATCGTCACCACGCTCTGGAAGGTGAACGACCGGTCGAGCTACGAGTTGATGCGGGAGTTCTACCAGCGTTTGAAGACGGCAAAGAAGGTGGAGGCGCTCCGGCAGGCGCAGTTGAAGACGATGAAAGAATTTCCCGAGCCGTTTTACTGGGCGGCGTATCAGTTGACGGGGGAACCATAACCCATTTGATTATGCTGCTTATCACGATTCTCCTGTGGGGGTTCCTTTCTTTTTCGGCGCATGTGGCCGAGACGCCGGTCGCCGTAGAATCCCCGGAAAAAGTCGTGCTCAAGTGGCTGGGCAACGCCGGATGGGAAATCCGGCTTGGAAAAACCACGATCCTCATCGATCCCTTTCTCACCCGCAAAGAGCGCTCGATGGACGCGGAGTGGAAAACGGACGAAGAAGCGGTGCTCAAGATCATCAAGGGCGCCGACTATATCTTCGCCGGCCACAGCCACCACGATCATATCGGCGACGTGCCATTTATCGCCAAGCGGTTCGGGTCGAAGATCATCGGCTCTCAAACGACAGCGAGCATCACGGTCACGGCCGGAGTGAATCCATCTCAAGTCGTGACGATAAAGGGCGGAGAAAAGCTGGACTTCAAAGAGTTCTCCGTACAGGTGATCGAGAGCCGGCATGCCATTTTGCAGAGAAGCGGGCGGCGCGAGACATCCAGGCGCGAAGAAATCCTCAAGCCATGGGCCGGCCCGATTATGGGACGAGACTTCGTCGAGGGAGGAACTTTTCTCTATTACTTCAATTTCGGCGGACATCGAGTCCTGCACCAAAGCACGGCCAATTTTGTTGAAGAAAAACTTTCCGGCTTGCATCCGGACGTCGCTCTGCTCGCGGAGGGGGAGAAGGGATACAACCTGGAAAACGCATTAAAGATTCTCAAGCCCAAGGTGGTCATCATCCAACATTTCGACGAATGGCGTGCCCCGTTTTCTCAAGGGATTCCACCAGCCAACCTGAAGCGGGCGCAACGTTTTGATCGCGAGGTGCGAGCGGCGGACCGTCAGATCAAGACGATCATTCCCGAATTCTTCATGACTCATACTTTGGAACCGTAATTTAAAAAGATGCCCATTGTCGAAACGCTCAAGAAAAGAAAGCGGCGGTTCTACAAGTCGCTCGTTCTTGGATTATCCGTCAGCATCATCACTTCTTTCGCCTCTTACATGGGCTACCTGCAGGGGTTCGAGGCCAAGGCGCTCGACTTTCTCCTTTGGCTCCGCGGACGGGTCAAATCGCCGGAGATCGTTTTGGTCCAGATCGACGACCGGGCGTTCGCCAATTTGGGCGAAAAGCAGCCTCTGCCCCGCTCGTACATCGCGGGCATCATCGAAGTGCTCGGCCGGAGCGGCGCCAAAGTCATCGGCGTCGACGTCGAGTTCAAAGTGAAGACCGACGCGCGCGAAGACGCGATGCTCGTGAGAGCGATCCAGGGCGCGTCGGAGAACGGCCTCAGCAAGGTGGTGCCGGTCTATGTGATCCGGCCCGAAAAAGAAGCGAACGAAACGGTGCTCTACTCCCGCTCGCCGTTTTTCAGCCCCAAGCTTTCGGCGCTTGCCGGCTTTGCCAATGCGCCGATCGATTCGGACGGCCTGTTCCGCCAGCTCCCGCTCGCCGTGCACGGCAGCGACGGAAAAGTTCT
This window encodes:
- a CDS encoding MBL fold metallo-hydrolase gives rise to the protein MLLITILLWGFLSFSAHVAETPVAVESPEKVVLKWLGNAGWEIRLGKTTILIDPFLTRKERSMDAEWKTDEEAVLKIIKGADYIFAGHSHHDHIGDVPFIAKRFGSKIIGSQTTASITVTAGVNPSQVVTIKGGEKLDFKEFSVQVIESRHAILQRSGRRETSRREEILKPWAGPIMGRDFVEGGTFLYYFNFGGHRVLHQSTANFVEEKLSGLHPDVALLAEGEKGYNLENALKILKPKVVIIQHFDEWRAPFSQGIPPANLKRAQRFDREVRAADRQIKTIIPEFFMTHTLEP
- a CDS encoding CHAT domain-containing tetratricopeptide repeat protein; this translates as MLRTLSPFMIAIFMLPGAVWGQSKYNATPASTVEAIARGEAREALSAMEAKGLEAEKNLASSPSPQRYWVEAANAYREAARAAQSLGQFQKAISHGSKALEMAEKTKNPALQAGAIYQLQQSYRSVGNHAKARELVDEGIEVAKQIPDEGTRRFTQASFLRELGIDLLRQGKREEAIQHTSESLRLLEDHLAFLQSRADVRLKFPEAVRQTENNLVYTLYRLGLAYQRAGKVEDGIRAYERGLSVIKETGLKTQVEVNLYWGLGDLYLRKKEFPRALENLQKTLELSEQLRLATFIYLASSQLGDLYLQTQKPAEAIPYYKKAIDNIESTRALLESEEFRSSYFEDKRATYGSMIVAHLRTKNPTAAFNYSERARSRAFLDILGSKVQLARGGTLLEHERALQARISVLQAMMGAQGSEGTEGPRLRQELEGAQKAYADFLTEVRKENKEQASLINVEPLTLKQVQELLDPGVTMLEYFVVRGAVLLWVMDKDRVRFVNIPINRGDLVAKVAALRDTVYQIGEKEKFNGLSQELYRLLVEPALPHVRGKELLIIPHDVLHYLPYQALVSAQGKYLIQDYPIYYLSSASLMQFTREKRRASRDSDKALVMANPNLGDEAYNLRFAEREAKEVASVYAKSEVYLKAEASKPRALSLSPKSDVLHFAVHAELDETDPMGSALLLAVEGKDDGRLRVGEIFALDLKAGMVVLSACETGLGRLSNGDELIGLTRAFIYAGTPSIVTTLWKVNDRSSYELMREFYQRLKTAKKVEALRQAQLKTMKEFPEPFYWAAYQLTGEP